Below is a genomic region from Candidatus Hydrogenedens sp..
TACAAACCCCTATGTATTTCGAACCTAATTTAATAAAATGTTCCAACCAATAAATCATTTCTTTGACACTTCCCTCTTCGCCTTCACCGGGGTCTATAATCATCATTTCTTTTTTACCAACAACGACTGAATTCACATTCTTAAAAAATGTATGAGGTGGGGCAGGTAAAGGAAAAATATGTATACCTGCCCTTGGATGGAAATAGGAATAGCCATTATCTGTCCATGGGATTTTTTTTAGGTATTGATATGCTTCGGGAAAAGAAAAGGCTTCTATCTGCTCTAAAATAAATGCAACCGGTGTGGAAAGAGATATTTCCTGTCTATGCCACCGATATAAAATGTTTTGAGGTGTATCCCATTCTATTAAATCAACTTCTTTATTTTTTTCACTTTCTATAACATAATATTCGGGTTTCCATTTAATAAAGAAAAAATAGGTTTCAAATCTTTGGGATAAACCGGGCGGGGTAATCCATGGTCCCGAAAAGAAACATTCATCTATATTTAATTTGATATTAAACTTCTTTTGCACCTCTATAAAATCAATCTCTCTTTTATGAAACCGTTCCCATACTTCTTCCAACTCTTTCATAGAAATACTTTTTTCTATGCGTATAGGAAGATAACCTGTTTCTTCAAATGTCTCTCGAATGGCTCCTACCATAGCCCCTTTAATTACTTCATGGCAAGAACCATATACTTCACATTTTTTATCTTCTTCTTCCACACTACCACCTGGAAAAGCATGATGTCCCGGTAAAAAAGATAAAGTTTTTCCTCTCTTTATAACTAAAACTTCTATATCCTGTTTATTCCTTCTCCAAACAACACAAACACCTGCAAGTTTTGGAGGTTTTAAACTCATTTCATCAACTCCATCAATTTTAATAAAATATAAGTTTCTTATTAACTTTTATTATTTCAATATTTTATAATATTTTTAAGGGTTCTATAATGTTTATTTCTAAGAGATTTGAAAATTATGAACTATCGGGTTGT
It encodes:
- a CDS encoding MBL fold metallo-hydrolase, with translation MSLKPPKLAGVCVVWRRNKQDIEVLVIKRGKTLSFLPGHHAFPGGSVEEEDKKCEVYGSCHEVIKGAMVGAIRETFEETGYLPIRIEKSISMKELEEVWERFHKREIDFIEVQKKFNIKLNIDECFFSGPWITPPGLSQRFETYFFFIKWKPEYYVIESEKNKEVDLIEWDTPQNILYRWHRQEISLSTPVAFILEQIEAFSFPEAYQYLKKIPWTDNGYSYFHPRAGIHIFPLPAPPHTFFKNVNSVVVGKKEMMIIDPGEGEEGSVKEMIYWLEHFIKLGSKYIGVCITHEHPDHAKSMEFISKYFGIPKYASLESAKRGRIPIDKTIENEQQFLLSDRDFPWIVNTISTPGHVKGHLCYYETTTQTLIAGDMISSEGPVLIDPDEEGSMSEYMDSLKKLNRLKIDLLIPGHGIPWFYLPGNIIIDKLIQHRKQREEKILQNINKGITTFEELLLKSYDDIPQERIILARQQLKAHLFDLKQRGLINREIFY